Proteins encoded in a region of the Roseateles sp. SL47 genome:
- a CDS encoding RES family NAD+ phosphorylase → MPDAYSGAQKCAKEIRASGAYGLLYRSVRKKGEECVAVFRPKASQIPVIQGAHVTRVWDGTKIESWFEKSQLKPL, encoded by the coding sequence ATTCCGGACGCCTACTCGGGCGCCCAGAAGTGTGCCAAGGAGATTCGAGCCTCTGGCGCGTATGGTTTGCTCTACCGCTCGGTGCGCAAGAAGGGCGAAGAGTGCGTTGCCGTGTTCCGCCCGAAGGCAAGCCAGATTCCGGTGATCCAAGGCGCCCACGTCACGCGCGTGTGGGACGGAACCAAGATTGAGAGCTGGTTCGAGAAGTCCCAGCTCAAGCCGCTGTAG
- a CDS encoding Bug family tripartite tricarboxylate transporter substrate binding protein: protein MKLVKVLIAVMSSAVIPLAAGAQPFPEKGSTLRIIVPFAAGGGVDNAARLLAEQLRKQLGTPVVVENKAGASGTLGGKAVQVAPADGYTMLFSAATHVLAKEVMATAPYDPQTDFVPIARVGEAPLMLVIAPALAPRTLGQMIGAAKSKPDEWMAAIPAAGAPSHLATLLFAKQAGLKLTYVPYKGTQPALVDVGGNHVSLLLDSMVSLVPLAKSGKVRPLAITAEKRSSLAPEVPTMQEAGLKDFKYASWYGVWVPKGTPADRVARLSAAVTQASSELGRNGAYAAIGVEALSEGSEQFKKFIAADVAQGTKLLRSSGFKPE, encoded by the coding sequence ATGAAGTTGGTCAAAGTGCTCATCGCTGTGATGTCCAGCGCCGTGATTCCCCTTGCAGCGGGCGCACAGCCCTTTCCCGAGAAGGGCAGCACGCTGCGCATCATCGTGCCGTTCGCGGCGGGTGGCGGCGTGGACAACGCCGCGCGGCTGTTGGCCGAGCAGCTCCGCAAGCAGCTCGGCACGCCAGTCGTCGTGGAGAACAAGGCCGGGGCCAGTGGAACCCTCGGAGGCAAGGCCGTTCAGGTGGCTCCGGCCGACGGCTACACCATGCTCTTCTCAGCAGCCACTCACGTTCTCGCCAAAGAGGTGATGGCGACAGCTCCATACGACCCGCAGACGGACTTCGTGCCGATCGCACGAGTCGGTGAAGCCCCGCTCATGCTTGTCATCGCGCCGGCACTCGCGCCGAGGACGCTCGGTCAAATGATTGGCGCCGCAAAATCCAAACCTGACGAGTGGATGGCCGCCATCCCTGCAGCCGGTGCCCCGAGCCATCTGGCGACGCTTCTCTTTGCGAAACAGGCAGGGCTCAAGCTCACCTACGTTCCGTACAAGGGAACTCAGCCCGCTCTGGTAGACGTGGGTGGGAACCATGTGAGCCTCCTGCTCGATTCCATGGTGTCGCTGGTGCCGCTCGCGAAATCCGGCAAGGTAAGACCTCTGGCTATCACGGCGGAGAAGCGCAGCTCTCTGGCTCCGGAAGTACCGACGATGCAGGAAGCTGGTCTCAAGGATTTCAAATACGCATCCTGGTACGGCGTGTGGGTCCCGAAAGGAACGCCAGCAGACCGGGTTGCAAGGTTGAGCGCGGCGGTTACGCAAGCGTCGTCAGAGCTGGGACGCAATGGCGCCTATGCGGCAATCGGCGTCGAAGCACTCTCGGAAGGTAGCGAGCAGTTCAAGAAGTTCATCGCAGCCGATGTCGCTCAGGGCACCAAACTCCTGAGGAGCTCAGGTTTCAAGCCGGAATGA
- a CDS encoding MFS transporter — protein sequence MEEAMNPGAGRARYSSEAAAAPLPSVPTETPSPSALKAAKLLFRIENVPFCRWHTKTRVVMGTATFLDAFDALSLAFVLPVLVGLWHLSPGQVGLLIAAGYIGQVIGALLFGWLGEKWGRVPAVSTAVAVMSVMSIACAFAGSVQMLFLLRFLQGIGVGGEVPVAATYINEMSQSKGRGRFFVLYELIFPLGLMAAAQVGAFVVPHYGWELLFLVGGIPGLLVLVFMTRLPESPRWLASKGRWEDADRVISSLEAATPHRQIDVNREKEKVQSRELRLAAGLKSTKKAGWKELFSPLYRPRTLIVWVLWASSYFVANGINNWLPTLYKTVYHLPLQDALRLASMTNVLSVCAVFACAMWVDKVGRRRWATGSFIVAGVLLLALVANGAHSVWAVALFASAAYAVMGTTTVLLYLYTPEIYPTRMRAIGTGLATSWLRAASAAAPAMVGMMLTAQGVASVFLMFAGATVVGLFASIKMIETTDKALEEISP from the coding sequence ATGGAAGAAGCGATGAACCCTGGCGCCGGCAGAGCTCGTTACTCGAGCGAAGCTGCAGCGGCGCCTTTGCCGAGCGTCCCAACCGAGACGCCATCCCCCTCAGCGCTCAAAGCGGCGAAGCTGCTGTTCCGCATCGAGAACGTGCCGTTCTGCCGGTGGCACACAAAGACCCGCGTCGTTATGGGAACCGCCACGTTCCTCGATGCCTTCGACGCGCTCAGCCTGGCGTTCGTCTTGCCGGTGCTCGTGGGCCTCTGGCACCTCAGCCCCGGTCAGGTTGGCCTGCTCATCGCGGCTGGCTACATCGGCCAGGTCATCGGCGCCTTGTTGTTCGGTTGGCTCGGTGAAAAGTGGGGGCGCGTGCCGGCTGTTTCCACCGCCGTCGCGGTGATGTCCGTCATGAGCATCGCCTGCGCGTTCGCCGGCAGCGTGCAGATGCTGTTCCTGCTGCGCTTCCTGCAGGGCATTGGCGTGGGCGGTGAGGTGCCGGTTGCCGCCACCTACATCAACGAAATGTCGCAGTCCAAAGGCCGCGGGCGCTTCTTCGTGCTTTACGAGCTCATCTTCCCGTTGGGGCTGATGGCTGCGGCGCAGGTGGGAGCGTTTGTGGTCCCCCATTACGGTTGGGAGCTTCTGTTCCTGGTTGGCGGCATCCCTGGCCTGCTGGTCTTGGTGTTCATGACCCGCCTGCCCGAATCGCCGCGCTGGCTCGCGTCCAAGGGCCGCTGGGAGGACGCCGACCGGGTCATCAGTTCGCTGGAGGCGGCCACGCCGCATCGGCAGATTGACGTCAATCGCGAGAAAGAGAAGGTGCAGAGTCGTGAGCTCCGCTTGGCCGCAGGTCTGAAGTCCACGAAGAAGGCCGGCTGGAAAGAGCTCTTCTCGCCGCTCTATCGGCCTCGCACGCTCATCGTGTGGGTGCTGTGGGCGTCGTCGTACTTCGTCGCCAACGGCATCAACAACTGGCTGCCCACCCTCTACAAGACCGTCTACCACCTGCCGCTGCAAGACGCGCTGCGGCTGGCCTCTATGACGAATGTGCTGAGCGTCTGCGCCGTCTTCGCCTGCGCGATGTGGGTCGACAAGGTCGGGCGACGTCGTTGGGCCACAGGCAGCTTCATCGTCGCCGGCGTGCTGCTTCTGGCCCTGGTCGCAAATGGCGCGCACAGTGTGTGGGCGGTGGCCCTCTTCGCCTCCGCAGCCTATGCCGTGATGGGTACGACCACCGTGCTGCTGTACCTCTACACGCCGGAAATCTATCCGACCCGCATGCGGGCCATCGGCACCGGGCTGGCGACCTCCTGGTTGCGGGCAGCCTCCGCCGCAGCGCCAGCGATGGTCGGGATGATGCTCACGGCCCAAGGCGTAGCGAGCGTCTTCTTGATGTTCGCGGGAGCGACCGTCGTTGGGCTCTTCGCCTCGATCAAGATGATTGAAACGACCGACAAGGCGCTGGAAGAAATCTCGCCCTGA
- a CDS encoding porin, whose translation MFRFPVAALAAVAGMVGGQCYAQTLVALSGTVDVGVRHVKNARLGSIDSEVSGANTTSKLVVQARESLGDGLSAGVYLDSTILSDSGAVNTPFWDRRATVSLAHDRFGEIRLGRDWAPTHILWSDLDPFITLGIAGANSFRSVFASRALGQAFGVSTDANQLNPTLRIANTAQYFLPTGLAGVYGSLLVSAGEGGSAGAGSAKTDGGRLAWRSEQLMVGVAQVTTRNANAARDFIDRVWGASYDFKVVKVSVGQRQWRYGTDKTTNTLVAALVPLGFGDLKFTFVRADQKGATAALNANDATLIGAGYVHYLSKRTAVYAHASRVANKGGASFSVAGGPAVSGVAAAVNYFGGQKSSAFESGIRHNF comes from the coding sequence ATGTTCCGATTCCCCGTTGCCGCATTGGCGGCCGTGGCTGGGATGGTCGGCGGACAGTGCTACGCGCAGACTTTGGTTGCGCTGTCAGGCACCGTCGACGTCGGCGTTCGCCACGTCAAGAATGCCCGGCTGGGCAGCATCGACTCCGAGGTGAGTGGTGCCAACACCACCAGCAAACTCGTCGTCCAGGCACGAGAATCCCTCGGCGATGGCTTGAGCGCCGGCGTCTATCTCGACAGCACCATCCTCAGCGACAGTGGCGCGGTGAACACCCCGTTCTGGGACCGCCGAGCGACTGTCAGTCTCGCTCATGACCGCTTTGGAGAGATTCGGCTGGGACGTGACTGGGCGCCGACCCACATACTTTGGTCCGACCTGGACCCGTTCATCACGCTGGGCATCGCCGGCGCCAACAGCTTCCGCTCGGTCTTCGCGTCGCGGGCGCTTGGGCAAGCCTTCGGCGTGAGCACCGATGCGAACCAGCTCAACCCGACGCTTCGTATCGCAAACACGGCACAGTACTTCCTGCCGACCGGGCTCGCAGGTGTGTATGGCTCGCTTCTCGTGAGCGCAGGAGAAGGCGGCTCTGCTGGCGCTGGCTCCGCCAAGACGGATGGCGGCCGCTTGGCCTGGCGCAGTGAGCAACTCATGGTTGGCGTTGCACAGGTCACGACGCGCAACGCCAATGCCGCCCGCGACTTCATCGACCGCGTGTGGGGCGCGTCCTACGACTTCAAGGTCGTGAAAGTGAGCGTCGGTCAACGCCAGTGGCGCTATGGCACGGACAAGACCACGAACACGCTCGTTGCCGCGTTGGTTCCTCTGGGTTTTGGTGACCTGAAGTTCACCTTCGTTCGCGCCGACCAGAAGGGGGCGACCGCCGCCCTGAATGCGAACGATGCGACTTTGATTGGTGCCGGCTACGTGCACTATCTGTCCAAGCGCACTGCGGTCTACGCCCATGCCTCCCGCGTAGCAAACAAGGGCGGAGCTTCGTTCTCCGTTGCAGGCGGTCCGGCGGTGAGCGGCGTCGCCGCTGCGGTCAACTATTTCGGAGGCCAAAAGTCGTCGGCCTTCGAAAGCGGCATTCGACATAACTTCTGA
- a CDS encoding dihydrodipicolinate synthase family protein, which yields MQAPDLRGLVPAPVTPFTRDGAVDYAAIQRLGSWLGSIEGVKGLTVLGHAGEGTFLERDEQLRVIEAFRESVGDRLPIIAGITLEGTQVAAEEAKRAVKAGASAGLVYPSHGWLRFGYQDGAPQDRYKAIYEASGLPLILFQYPDATKATYNLKTQLEIAALPGVFAMKNGVRNMKRWDTEIPVIRKERPGLQILTCHDEYLLHTMFDVDGALVGYGSLTPEPLIELIAAGKAKDYAKARAIHDRLLPVTKNVYHRGSHMEGTVALKHGLVARGILEHATVRSPLLPLAEGAGTEIAAALRAAGLAK from the coding sequence ATGCAAGCCCCAGACCTCCGCGGCCTCGTGCCCGCACCCGTTACCCCCTTCACCCGCGACGGCGCCGTCGACTACGCAGCCATCCAGCGCCTCGGCAGCTGGCTTGGCAGCATCGAGGGCGTCAAGGGCCTGACCGTCCTGGGTCACGCCGGCGAAGGCACCTTCCTGGAGCGTGATGAGCAACTGCGCGTCATCGAAGCCTTCCGCGAATCCGTGGGCGACCGCCTGCCCATCATTGCCGGCATCACGCTGGAAGGCACGCAAGTCGCGGCTGAAGAGGCCAAGCGCGCCGTCAAGGCCGGTGCCTCGGCGGGCCTGGTGTATCCGTCCCACGGTTGGCTGCGCTTCGGCTACCAGGACGGTGCGCCGCAAGACCGCTACAAGGCCATCTACGAAGCCAGCGGCCTGCCGCTCATCTTGTTCCAGTACCCGGATGCCACCAAGGCCACATACAACCTGAAGACGCAGCTGGAAATCGCTGCGCTCCCGGGCGTCTTCGCGATGAAGAACGGCGTGCGCAACATGAAGCGCTGGGACACCGAGATTCCTGTCATCCGCAAGGAACGGCCGGGCCTCCAAATCCTGACCTGCCACGACGAGTACCTGCTGCACACCATGTTCGACGTGGACGGCGCGCTGGTCGGCTACGGCAGCCTGACCCCTGAACCGCTGATTGAACTGATTGCCGCCGGCAAGGCCAAGGACTACGCCAAGGCTCGTGCCATCCACGACCGTCTACTGCCCGTGACCAAGAACGTCTACCACCGCGGCAGCCACATGGAAGGCACCGTCGCGCTGAAGCACGGCCTGGTGGCTCGCGGCATCCTGGAACACGCCACGGTCCGCAGTCCGCTGCTGCCGCTGGCTGAAGGCGCCGGAACGGAAATCGCAGCGGCCCTCCGCGCTGCTGGTCTGGCCAAGTAA
- a CDS encoding LysR family transcriptional regulator, protein MNIAAVRLFLEVVEAGSLSKVAAHRQTAQSHISRHITDFETGFGGPLFRRTGRGVVVTELGARVAARLRPWLQETEQMELELKSDSGRIVGRVTLGLIPTAAHPLTTRLFERLQREHPGISLDLVEAQGTELDALLDSRSLDLAVLFRFSKPAGREEKLLSSVSTYLVSAPGDPLTRQPTLPFSRLKGLRLVLPRRPSHWRNALDETARGLGFQLESVAEADSLTVQRTLVANQPGLYSILGPYSFADDLRAGRVQATKLVRPDLMRHVTLATPRHGKLTPACKVAAQTIQALVKSWGNQLSEP, encoded by the coding sequence ATGAACATCGCGGCAGTACGCCTGTTCCTCGAGGTTGTCGAGGCTGGGAGTCTGAGCAAGGTGGCGGCACATCGGCAGACGGCCCAGTCGCACATCAGTCGACACATCACCGACTTTGAAACCGGCTTTGGCGGACCACTGTTCCGGCGGACCGGGCGCGGGGTTGTCGTCACCGAGCTCGGCGCAAGGGTTGCCGCCAGGCTGCGTCCGTGGCTTCAGGAAACCGAGCAAATGGAACTCGAGCTGAAGTCCGACTCCGGTCGCATCGTTGGGCGGGTGACGCTCGGCCTTATTCCGACCGCTGCCCATCCGCTCACCACCAGGCTGTTCGAGCGATTGCAGCGGGAGCATCCTGGCATCTCGCTTGACCTGGTCGAAGCTCAGGGAACTGAACTCGATGCGCTCTTGGACAGTCGTTCGTTGGACCTCGCGGTGCTGTTCCGATTCAGCAAGCCCGCTGGCCGCGAGGAAAAGCTGCTATCGAGCGTCAGCACCTACTTGGTAAGTGCACCAGGCGACCCGCTCACACGGCAGCCGACCCTTCCATTCTCTCGGTTGAAGGGACTTCGTCTGGTGCTTCCTCGACGGCCAAGTCACTGGCGCAACGCGCTCGATGAGACGGCGCGAGGACTCGGATTCCAGTTGGAGTCTGTGGCGGAAGCCGACTCACTGACGGTTCAGCGGACGCTGGTGGCCAACCAGCCCGGGCTGTACTCCATCCTCGGACCGTACTCCTTCGCGGATGACCTGCGTGCCGGGAGAGTGCAGGCGACCAAGCTCGTGAGACCGGACCTGATGCGCCACGTGACACTGGCTACGCCGCGGCACGGAAAGTTGACGCCGGCCTGCAAGGTCGCAGCGCAGACCATTCAGGCGCTTGTGAAGTCCTGGGGGAACCAGCTCTCGGAGCCTTGA
- a CDS encoding mechanosensitive ion channel family protein — MNKLFQTLHDFLPDWASDWLDILVPLAEVALIGAGAWLVMRIAHLATRRLIQAYALPVKVAALFLRTVAAVVYGCALLWALARLGVSGAVLWGAFTGFATVGAVAFFAAWSVLSNLFCALLIYITRSFRIGDVVELLESGDKPGVKGRVVEINLVYTTLLESGDEHSGTSLQLPNSLFFQRTLRRWHGQAASDAVAPAPQDPV, encoded by the coding sequence ATGAACAAGTTGTTCCAAACCCTGCACGACTTTCTGCCCGATTGGGCGTCCGACTGGCTGGACATCCTGGTGCCTCTGGCGGAAGTCGCCCTCATCGGTGCGGGCGCCTGGCTGGTGATGCGTATTGCGCATCTGGCCACACGCCGCCTGATCCAGGCCTATGCGCTGCCGGTGAAGGTGGCCGCCTTGTTTCTGCGCACCGTGGCAGCGGTGGTGTATGGGTGCGCGCTGCTGTGGGCGCTGGCGCGGTTGGGGGTGTCCGGCGCGGTGCTGTGGGGCGCCTTCACCGGGTTCGCCACCGTCGGCGCCGTGGCCTTCTTTGCGGCCTGGAGCGTGCTGTCCAACCTGTTCTGCGCCCTGCTCATCTACATCACGCGGTCGTTCCGGATTGGCGACGTGGTGGAACTGCTGGAATCGGGCGACAAGCCTGGTGTCAAAGGCCGCGTGGTGGAAATCAATCTGGTCTACACCACCTTGCTGGAGAGCGGCGACGAACACAGCGGCACCAGCCTGCAACTGCCCAACAGCCTGTTTTTCCAGCGGACCTTGCGCCGCTGGCATGGGCAGGCCGCCAGCGATGCGGTGGCCCCCGCGCCGCAGGACCCCGTCTGA
- a CDS encoding ABC transporter substrate-binding protein, with protein MTSAIPRITRRLVALLCLVAAPAAFADIVIGQVAPFTGPQAVTGKAMRAGAKLWLDEVNARGGIRGQKIKYVFRDDAQKPEETVRLVKEMIEQENPAAMIGTVGTSNLEALKQDGVLEKTRVSMFGAVSGATSIITARNMYPVKASYREEVERLFKQLGEMGRTKVGVVYQDDGLGRDALAGAQASAKTYGITLVAQSGYARNTTEVSNAVAEMVKQAPDVIFLAATTAAAIEFTSRYQAAGGRAGLFGMSIIDVQALLTKLGPDRARGFAFSVVLPTDDRQDREVVREYLRLRQNSKDTELSSRSLEGFIAARALTKAIERTASPTAANITETMDRGFETDVGGHRLTFGKGQTPSRYVDFAVLGNGGRLVR; from the coding sequence ATGACCTCTGCCATCCCTCGCATTACCCGCCGTCTGGTGGCCCTCCTCTGCCTGGTGGCGGCTCCGGCCGCTTTTGCAGACATCGTCATCGGTCAGGTGGCGCCTTTCACCGGCCCGCAGGCCGTGACCGGCAAGGCCATGCGCGCGGGCGCCAAGCTGTGGCTGGATGAAGTGAACGCCCGTGGCGGCATTCGCGGCCAGAAGATCAAATACGTCTTCCGTGACGACGCGCAGAAGCCGGAAGAAACCGTGCGCCTGGTCAAGGAGATGATCGAGCAGGAAAACCCGGCCGCGATGATCGGCACCGTGGGCACGTCCAACCTCGAAGCCCTCAAGCAGGACGGCGTGCTGGAGAAGACCCGGGTGTCGATGTTCGGCGCCGTCTCGGGCGCGACCAGCATCATCACCGCCCGCAACATGTATCCGGTGAAGGCCAGCTACCGCGAAGAGGTGGAGCGCCTGTTCAAGCAACTGGGTGAAATGGGCCGCACCAAGGTGGGCGTCGTTTATCAGGACGACGGCCTGGGGCGTGACGCCCTGGCCGGCGCGCAGGCTTCTGCCAAGACCTATGGCATCACGCTGGTGGCGCAGTCGGGTTATGCCCGCAACACCACCGAGGTGAGCAACGCGGTGGCTGAAATGGTCAAGCAGGCACCGGACGTGATCTTCCTGGCCGCCACCACAGCCGCCGCCATCGAATTCACCTCCCGCTATCAGGCGGCCGGCGGCCGTGCCGGTCTCTTCGGCATGTCCATCATCGACGTGCAGGCCCTGCTGACCAAGCTCGGCCCGGACCGCGCTCGCGGCTTTGCCTTCTCCGTGGTGCTCCCCACCGACGACCGTCAGGACCGCGAAGTGGTGCGTGAATACCTGCGCCTGCGCCAGAACTCCAAGGACACGGAACTGTCCTCCCGTTCGCTGGAAGGCTTCATTGCCGCACGCGCACTCACCAAAGCCATCGAGCGCACCGCTTCACCCACCGCCGCCAACATCACCGAGACCATGGACCGTGGTTTCGAGACCGATGTCGGCGGCCACCGCCTGACCTTCGGCAAGGGCCAGACGCCCTCGCGTTATGTCGACTTCGCGGTGCTGGGCAACGGCGGCCGCCTGGTGCGCTGA
- the lepB gene encoding signal peptidase I, with protein MKTWLRSNRRFLIFMAGFLFLRTAVADWNPVPSGSMRPTILEGDVVFVERVAYDWKLPLTDLSLHRVADPQRGDVVVFHSPVDGTRLIKRIVAVPGDQVQLRDDVLIINGEAARYQPLAWTEETVAPGLQLPALRQLESVQAQQRVVQQLPGVAARRNFGPLQLATDEYFMMGDNRDNSADSRVIGPVPRHLITGQARRILVSADITGHWMPRWERIGSPLR; from the coding sequence ATGAAAACCTGGCTGCGCTCCAATCGTCGGTTCCTGATCTTCATGGCGGGCTTCCTGTTCCTGCGAACAGCCGTGGCCGACTGGAATCCCGTGCCCAGCGGCTCCATGCGCCCGACCATCCTCGAAGGGGATGTCGTATTCGTGGAGCGCGTGGCCTACGACTGGAAGCTTCCACTCACCGATCTATCGCTGCATCGGGTGGCGGACCCGCAGCGCGGCGACGTGGTGGTGTTCCACTCACCGGTGGACGGCACCCGCCTCATCAAGCGCATCGTGGCGGTGCCTGGGGATCAAGTGCAACTGCGGGATGACGTCCTGATCATCAACGGCGAAGCGGCCCGCTATCAGCCGCTCGCCTGGACCGAAGAAACGGTGGCGCCCGGACTCCAGCTGCCTGCCCTGCGCCAGCTGGAGTCAGTGCAAGCACAACAACGTGTGGTCCAGCAACTCCCGGGCGTCGCCGCACGCCGGAATTTCGGGCCGCTGCAGCTGGCGACCGATGAGTACTTCATGATGGGAGACAACCGGGACAACAGCGCCGATTCGCGGGTCATCGGCCCGGTACCTCGCCATCTCATCACCGGCCAGGCCCGCCGCATTCTGGTGTCCGCCGACATCACCGGCCACTGGATGCCGCGATGGGAGCGCATCGGCTCGCCGCTACGGTGA